GCGCCCGCGACGACCGATCCGACCCGCTTCGCGCCACTTCCCGTGACCAGAGCCACCCGTTTCGGTTGCATCGAGGTAATCCGTGAGTCCGGTTGTATGTGCGTTCGATACCCGCGCGGGTACGGGGTTACACCGCGTTCGAGAATTGTGGTTCGAGGATCGCCCGGAGCGCTTGTCGCGCGCGGTGCAGGCGCGTCTTCACGGCCCCGCAATTGGTCCCCAGGCGCGCCGCGGTCTCCTCGGTACTCAGCCCCTCCAGGTCGCGGAGCCGGATCACGGTGCGGTACGATTCCGGTAACTGTCCCACGCCCTCGCGCACGCGGGCGCACGTTTCACCGCGCGACAATTCGGCGCCGTCCTCGCTCGCGTTCGTGGGCAGATCGTTTTCGAGTGGCACGAGCCGCGAGCGCTTGCGCGCCCGGAGCCGCAACAGACAGGCGTTCACGGTAATGCGGTGCAGCCATGTGCCGAGCCGGGCCGTTCCCTCGAACGCGGCCATCGACCCGAACGCGGACACGAGCGCGTCCTGTACGGCCTCGTTCGCCTCCGGAGTGTCGCCGAAAAATCGGCACGCGACCGCGGTCATCGTGCCCACGTTCTCGCGGACCAGAAGTGTGTATGCGGCGCCGTCGCCCGCGCGCAATCGCGAAACCAAATCCGCTTCATCAGAAACAGGCATCGCAAGCTCCCGTAAGGTGTACGGGAGCCCAAAGCGAGAGCCGTGCCGTAAAGAACCGGGAGCGGAAGAAACAACTGAAGGGCTGTAATTTCAATGATTCAGGGGGCTAAGATTCCGTGCGGGACTTTGCGCCCCGGTGCCGAGTGGGTTCCGCCCACGAAATATCGTGGGCGGCCACGAGGGAGCGTGGGGGCATCAAGTCGGGCGCGTGATCCCGAGCTTCTTCATCCGACTGCGGAGCGTGTTCGGGTGAAGCCCCAGCACCTTCGCGGCCCCACTCGCACCCTCGATCACCCAGCCGGTTCGGGCCAGCACTTCGAGAACGTGGGCGCGCTCGACCGCGACCAGGCTGTTCTCACCCGGGACCGTTGGCACGGCACCGTCCGGTGTGGTCGGGAGTACCTCCGGGTCGATCTCGAGTTCCGGGCCGTCGGACAGGATCACCGCGCGCTCGATGACATTCTCCAGCTCACGGATGTTGCCCGGCCAGTGGTACGCCGCCAGCGCGTCCAGCGTGCTCGCGCCGATGCCCTCGAACCGCTTGCCGAGACGCGCCGCAAACTTCGCGACGAAAAATCGCACGAGGAGCGGAACGTCACCCCCGCGCTCGCGTAGCGCGGGGAGGCGCACCGGGAACACGTTGAGCCGGTAAAAGAGGTCCTCGCGGAACTGCCCGTCCCGCACCCGTTTCGCGAGGTCGCGATTGGTCGCGGCGATCACCCGCACGTCGACCCGGACCGGGGCCGTCCCCCCGACGCGCTCGAACTCGCGCTCCTGGAGCACGCGGAGCAGTTTGGCCTGCGCCTCGAGCGACAGTTCGCCGACCTCGTCGAGGAACAGTGTCCCCCCGTCCGCGAGCTCGAAGCGCCCCGGTTTACGGGACGTCGCCCCGGTGAACGCACCTTTTTCGTGCCCGAACAGCTCACTCTCCACCAGGGCCGCCGGGAGCGCCGCGCAGTTCAACTTGATGAGCGGCTTGCCGCGCCGCGGGCTCGCGGAGTGGACCGCCCGCGCGACCAGCTCTTTGCCGGTGCCCGTTTCGCCCGTTACGAGCACGGTCGAATCGGTACCGGCGACCTTCGACACGCGCTGGAGGACCGACACGAGGGCCGGGCTGCTGCCGACGATCTCGTCGAAATTGTGGGCCGACTTGATCTCGTCCTGAAGGTACGCATTCTGGTGCTGGAGCCGCGCCCGCTCGCGCTCGGCCAGTACCTGCTCGGTGATGTCCATCATCACCGT
This region of Gemmata massiliana genomic DNA includes:
- a CDS encoding RNA polymerase sigma factor gives rise to the protein MPVSDEADLVSRLRAGDGAAYTLLVRENVGTMTAVACRFFGDTPEANEAVQDALVSAFGSMAAFEGTARLGTWLHRITVNACLLRLRARKRSRLVPLENDLPTNASEDGAELSRGETCARVREGVGQLPESYRTVIRLRDLEGLSTEETAARLGTNCGAVKTRLHRARQALRAILEPQFSNAV
- a CDS encoding sigma-54 interaction domain-containing protein; this encodes MPNPVPPADREEVAALRAIVEGTVRHTGEEFFRALVRNLSAATAVPSAFVAEFAGSNTRVRTLAYWSDGAFLANTEWELAGTPCEDVLKGNFCHHPTGVSAKFPGDAGAADTESYLGVPLRDAAGQVLGHLCVYDARPMPAEPRLLYTFQIFAARAAAELERLRMDRMLRDSEARFRDLFDEAPIAYVHEDLDSRFLRANRAALRMLGLKPEEAVGTLGRSLVADTVDMRTKVTAAFGELERGAEPGAVVIELRRRDDGRPVWVRWWSKPDPGGQFTRTVMMDITEQVLAERERARLQHQNAYLQDEIKSAHNFDEIVGSSPALVSVLQRVSKVAGTDSTVLVTGETGTGKELVARAVHSASPRRGKPLIKLNCAALPAALVESELFGHEKGAFTGATSRKPGRFELADGGTLFLDEVGELSLEAQAKLLRVLQEREFERVGGTAPVRVDVRVIAATNRDLAKRVRDGQFREDLFYRLNVFPVRLPALRERGGDVPLLVRFFVAKFAARLGKRFEGIGASTLDALAAYHWPGNIRELENVIERAVILSDGPELEIDPEVLPTTPDGAVPTVPGENSLVAVERAHVLEVLARTGWVIEGASGAAKVLGLHPNTLRSRMKKLGITRPT